In Glycine max cultivar Williams 82 chromosome 4, Glycine_max_v4.0, whole genome shotgun sequence, the genomic stretch AGCCAATAGCTGGGCAAAAAATTACTTGCATACCCATGTCAAGTACCCATCCCTTATCATGGGGATAAAAATCAATGAAAACATAGGAATGTTACTTTCCAAAAAATCAATAATGCCCTGAAATTTGTTTCGAGAACCTGTACCCAGTGTTGTTAAATGGCGGCCATGGCGGATTTTTGTggcggttttttgaaaaaatgccaCCGAATAGTGGTGGCGTGGCGGGTTGGGAATGGCGGCCGCCATAACCATGGCGGTCACGGCGGTTATGGTGGCGTGGCGGAAATGgcggattttttttgttttttgtccgcGGTAGGAGTTGGGCTGACCCGACCCAACCCTACCCGCTAATTCATTCAAAAGCAAGCCCTCCCCTCCCACGCAGATGTGAATCAGAACACAGCCTTCCAACTAAAAGCGCACCCAGCCGCGACCCTCCCCTGCACCCAGTCGTGTCCCCCCTGCACCCAGCCGCAGTGCCCCGCAGTCCGCACGCAGTCGCGACACCCCCTACATGCAGAACGCAACCAACAATGACTACCTATAGTGACGACAAGCCCCGACACGAATGGCGGCGATGAGCATCGGCACGAACGGCGACGATGAGCAACCACACGAAAGCAGTCAACATCGCGGGCGAAGTGGTGTGGGccaactttcatttttttttttaattttgtttttgctgtTTGACACCCCTTTTTTCTGTCTGTcgctttttttccttttgctatTTGACACCCTTTTTACTTTTGAcagtctcattttttttttctatttgacaccacaattttttttttgttcagtcCTCTTTTAAATGGCTAAACCATCATCCGATGCTGCTATTGTAAGTGCAACGAGGAAAAATAAGGCAGACCCAGGCTGGAAATATTGTCATTCACTGGTGGAAGGAGATACAAACACCATTGTTTGTAATTTCTATGGAAAAATCACAAAGGGAGGAATAACCAGAGCGAAACAACACCTGATTGGGAAGTCGGGTAACGTTGCAGCTTGCAAGAAAACTCCACCAAATGTAGTCGAAGAGTTGAAGGAATATATGGCTACCAAAAAAAGTGGGACCACTTATAGTACTTCTGGCAGTGGTAATATGACAAATATAAGAGATTTTGAATTTGGTAAACCAATTGGATGTGATGGAAGTGAAGAAGATGAGTTTGCGGACTCTTGTAATGCTGCTGCAAGTGCAAAGACAAAGTGTGGGACTAAAAAAGGACCAATGGACAAATTTTGTAAGAATCCAGAAAATGCAATCAACCGGAGAAAAATGGAGATGCTGAGACAAATGAACATAAGAGAGTCAATGGATAAGAATGAAGTATTGAAGGTGCATCGACATATTGCTTGCTTTTGGTACCAAGCAGGTTTGTCATTCAACctcattaaattgaaaaactttGAGAATATGGTTGCAGCCATTGGTCAATATGGGCCACATTTGTCCATTCCTAGCTATCATGACATCAGAGTTCCACTCTTGAAGAAGGAAGTTGaatatactaaaaatttgaTGGAAGGCCATAGGGAGCAATGGGTCAAGTATGGTTGTACTATTACGTCTGATGCATGGACTGATCGGAAACAAAGatgcatcattaattttttgattaacTCTCAAGCTGGTACCATGTTTTTGAAGTCTGTTGATTGCTCTGATTTTGTAAAGACAGGTGAAAAGCTTTTTGAGTTGCTTGATGCCATTGTGGAGGAAGTTGGAGAAGAGAATGTTGTTCAAGTTGTAACCGATAATGGGAGCAACTATGTTTTAGCGGGTAAGTTGTTGGAGGAGAAAAGGAAACATATTTATTGGATTCTTTGTGCAACTCATTGTATTGATTTGATGCTTGAAGATATTGGGAAGCTTCCCTTGATAAGGAAGACAATTAGAAGGGCAATTAATCTAGTTGGGTTTATCTATGCCCATTCTAGTACCTTAAGTTTGTTGAGAAATTTTACAAACAAGAGGGAATTGGTGAGACATGCAATTACTAGATTTGTCACTTCTTATCTAACCTTGGAAAGGCTCCACAAAGAGAAAGCCAATATTAGAAAGATGTTTACTTCTAATgaatggaccttgaacaagTTATCTAAGGAGCCTAAGGGAAAAGAAGCTGCAAAGGTAGTGCTCATGCCTTCTTTTTGGAATAGTGTGGTTTACACTCTTAAAGTCATGGCTCCACTTGTGAAAGTGCTTCGTCTTGTGGATGGTGAAAGGAAACCAGCCATTGGCTATATTTATGAAGTAATGGACAAggcaaaagaaacaattatcaAGTCTTTCAACAACAATGAAGAAAGCAAGTACAAAGATGTGTTTGCAATCATTGATAAAAGATGGAATTGTCAGCTTCATAGGCCATTGCATGCAGCTGCCCACTTCTTAAATCCAGAGTTCTTTTATGATAACACTGacttggagtttgattttgaggtCACCAATGGTTTGTTTGAGTGCATTAAGAAGTTGATTCCACAATTTGATGCACAACAGAAAATTCTAACTGAGTTGCATCTTTACAAGATTGGTGTTGATCACTTTGGTTCTGACTTTGCAATGGTTCAAAGGAAAACTCATTCTCCTAGTAAGAAACTTTTACCATATGACAAATACAAATaccatactatttttttatgtattagtgTTATAATTCAGAATTCTAAGTTATGCTCTTGGTTGGTAATTGGTATTGCAGCATATTGGTGGCGAATGTTTGGGTCACAAACTCCAAATTTGCAGAAGTtagctattaaaattttgagtttgaatTGCAGTGCTTCAGGATGTGAAAGAAATTGGAGTGTGTTTGAGCAAGTAATTGTGACAAAACTCTAgctatactttttaattttatttaattttgatgatcaagttttatttggagtatatttgagattgaaattaacatttatttgttatgttgtagattattccaaaaaaagaaataggctTGAGCACAAGAGGTTGCATGATTTGGTGTTTGTCAAATACAACCAACAATTGAAGCAAAGATATAATGCAagagatgaaattgatccaatttctcttaatgatattgatgtgtGCAATGAATGGCTCGTGGGAGAAATGGAtcaagatgatgataatgatgttggaaatgatttggtatttgaagatgatgatgctcTAAATTGGGCAACTGTGTATCAGGCTTCGGGGGTTGGAGAGTGTATGATGTATACTAGGcgaaaaaagcaaaaacaacaAGTGTTGCTGTTACCCAAACTTCTAAAAAACAGGCAATGGTTGTTGGATCTTCATCAAGGAAGCAAAGAGCAGTCCAAGAAAATGTTGAGGATCTAGATTTTGAGGAGAATATTGATCTTgaatctgaagaagaagaa encodes the following:
- the LOC106798581 gene encoding uncharacterized protein, translated to MAKPSSDAAIVSATRKNKADPGWKYCHSLVEGDTNTIVCNFYGKITKGGITRAKQHLIGKSGNVAACKKTPPNVVEELKEYMATKKSGTTYSTSGSGNMTNIRDFEFGKPIGCDGSEEDEFADSCNAAASAKTKCGTKKGPMDKFCKNPENAINRRKMEMLRQMNIRESMDKNEVLKVHRHIACFWYQAGLSFNLIKLKNFENMVAAIGQYGPHLSIPSYHDIRVPLLKKEVEYTKNLMEGHREQWVKYGCTITSDAWTDRKQRCIINFLINSQAGTMFLKSVDCSDFVKTGEKLFELLDAIVEEVGEENVVQVVTDNGSNYVLAGKLLEEKRKHIYWILCATHCIDLMLEDIGKLPLIRKTIRRAINLVGFIYAHSSTLSLLRNFTNKRELVRHAITRFVTSYLTLERLHKEKANIRKMFTSNEWTLNKLSKEPKGKEAAKVVLMPSFWNSVVYTLKVMAPLVKVLRLVDGERKPAIGYIYEVMDKAKETIIKSFNNNEESKYKDVFAIIDKRWNCQLHRPLHAAAHFLNPEFFYDNTDLEFDFEVTNGLFECIKKLIPQFDAQQKILTELHLYKIGVDHFGSDFAMVQRKTHSPTYWWRMFGSQTPNLQKLAIKILSLNCSASGYYSKKRNRLEHKRLHDLVFVKYNQQLKQRYNARDEIDPISLNDIDVCNEWLVGEMDQDDDNDAMVVGSSSRKQRAVQENVEDLDFEENIDLESEEEEIMVNFEVSDGEEGERHTPLPYDNNEDDYVGIREDD